The Streptomyces sp. WZ-12 genome segment CTGGATCATCGGTGTCCTCGGCGGCGTGGCGCTGGGCATCGCGCTCGGCCGGGTCCGCTTTCTGGCCGATGTGCTCGGCCCCTACATCAAGGTCCTCAACGCGCTGCCGCGGATCGTTCTGGCCCCCATCTTCCTGATCTGGTTCGGCCTCGGGCCGGCCTCCAAGGTCGCCTCCGCCGTCGTCCTGGTCTTCTTCCCGGTGTTCTTCAACGCCTTCCAGGGCGCCCGCGAGGTGGACCGCAACCTGGTGGCCAACTCCCGCATCCTGGGCGCCAGTAACCGCCAGGTCACCCTCCAGGTCGTCATCCCCTCCGCCACCTCCTGGATCTTCACCAGCCTGCACGTCAGCTTCGGCTTCGCCCTGATCGGCGCCATCGTCGGCGAGTACATCGGCGCGACCAAGGGGCTGGGCCTGCTGGTCTCGGCCTCCCAGGGCACCTTCAACGCCGCCGGCGTCTACGCCGCCATGGTGATCCTGGCCGTCGTCGCCCTGCTCGCCGAGGGCCTGTTGGCCTTCCTGGAGAAGCGGCTCTTCCGTTGGAAGCCGGCCGACGCCGGCGACGGCCGCTGACCCCAGCCCGCACCGCCCCACCTCACAAGGACGTGACCATGCGCACCCAGCTCAAGCTCCCGGCCGCCCTCGCCGCCGCCGCGCTCGCCCTCACCGGCCTGACCGCCTGCGGCAGTTCCTCCGCCGGCGGGTCCGCGGACGCCAAGGACGGCAAGCTCAAGATCATGGTGGGCGGCCTGGACAAGGTCATCTACCTCCCGGCCCGACTCACCCAGCAGCTCGGCTACTTCAAGGCCGAGGGCCTGGACGTCACCCTGCTCACCGAACCCGCCGGCGTCCAGGCCACCACCTCCCTGCTCTCCGGTGACGTCCAGGGCGTGGTCGGCTTCTACGACCACACCCTCGACCTCCAGGCCAAGGGCAAGCAGGTCGAATCGGTGGTGCAGCTCGCGCAGACGCCCGGCGAGGTCGAGGTGGTCTCCAACAAGGCTGCCGGCGAGCTGACTTCGCCCAAGGACTTCAAGGGCAAGAAGCTGGGCGTCACCGGCCTGGGCTCGTCCACCGACTTCCTCACCAAGTACCTCGCGGTCAAGAACGGCGTGCAGACCCAGGAGTTCACCCCGGTCGCGGTCGGTGCCGGCCAGACCTTCCTCTCCGCCCTCCAACAGGGCTCGATCCAGGCCGGCATGACCACCGACCCGACCGTCGCCCAGGTCGTCAACAAGAAGATCGGCAAGGTGCTGCTCGACATGCGCACTCCCGAGGGCTCCCGGCAGGCGCTCGGCGGCCTCTACCCGTCCTCCAGCCTCTACATGAACACCGACTGGGTGAACAGTCACAAGGACACCGTCCAGAAACTGGCCAACGCCTTCGTCAAGACCCTCAAGTGGATGTCCACCCACACCCCCGAGCAGATCGCGGCCAAGATGCCGTCGGACTACGCGCAGGGCGGCAAGGAGCTCTACGCCCAGGCCATCAAGGACACCCTGCCGATGTTCACCAAGGACGGCGTGATGCCGGCCGACGGCCCCGCCACCGTCGAACGCGTCCTGAAGGCGTTCAACCCCAACCTGAGGGACGCCTCCATCGACCTGAAGAAGACCTACACCACGGAATTCGTCAAGAAGTGACGCAACGTCAACAGCGTTGAAATGACCCGCTGTTGACACGACACCCGCCGGGATCAGGCGCGAAAGCCCAGGTGCACATGGTCCCGGTGGGTGTCGTCGGTGAAGAACTGGTCGGCGGCCCCGCCCGACAACTGGATCGGCCCGCCCACGTTGTACGACCCCGCGGCCGCCGCCGCCCGCATGAACGACTCGACCAACCGCCGCGGCGTCGCCGGATCGACCACCGCATGCCCGTCGATCCGCCAGACATCGACCGCCCGCCCGCGCGGATGGTCGCTGGGCCGGTCCGTCCCGAAGACGTTCAAGGGATGCCCGGACCGCACCACGCTCACCGCCATCCGGTGCTTGCGCGCCAGCTCCAACAGCGCGTCCAGCACGCTGGTGTGCACCGCACCGCTGCGTACGTCCGCGGCCGCCGCCGGCGGCAGTTCGATCGCCGGCCCCGCCGCCACCACCCGCTTCGCCGCGCTGCTCGGTGCCGCCGCCGGCGCCCCCGGCCGGGCCGGGTGCAGGGCCGTCACCGTCCACCGCGGGCTCGCCCGGCGCAGCCGCACGTCCACCGTCGTCCCGCCCGCCACCACCGTGCCGTCGGCCCGCCGAACCCACTGCCGGCACACCACCAGCACGCTCGCCGAATCCGCCAGGACGCCCCCGTACTGCGCGTCGACCACCTCCAACACCGCCTCCGCGCCGCCCGGCCGCAGCGCCCCCGCCTG includes the following:
- a CDS encoding ABC transporter permease; this encodes MSPETVTAPATTEHAPVGERGQARARAARNRKLVVYGARAVLLVGLLALWEWLARAAVIDPFNFSMPSKIWHQITQWALNGTPQGTLWEQIWYTLYEALLGWIIGVLGGVALGIALGRVRFLADVLGPYIKVLNALPRIVLAPIFLIWFGLGPASKVASAVVLVFFPVFFNAFQGAREVDRNLVANSRILGASNRQVTLQVVIPSATSWIFTSLHVSFGFALIGAIVGEYIGATKGLGLLVSASQGTFNAAGVYAAMVILAVVALLAEGLLAFLEKRLFRWKPADAGDGR
- a CDS encoding ABC transporter substrate-binding protein, whose protein sequence is MRTQLKLPAALAAAALALTGLTACGSSSAGGSADAKDGKLKIMVGGLDKVIYLPARLTQQLGYFKAEGLDVTLLTEPAGVQATTSLLSGDVQGVVGFYDHTLDLQAKGKQVESVVQLAQTPGEVEVVSNKAAGELTSPKDFKGKKLGVTGLGSSTDFLTKYLAVKNGVQTQEFTPVAVGAGQTFLSALQQGSIQAGMTTDPTVAQVVNKKIGKVLLDMRTPEGSRQALGGLYPSSSLYMNTDWVNSHKDTVQKLANAFVKTLKWMSTHTPEQIAAKMPSDYAQGGKELYAQAIKDTLPMFTKDGVMPADGPATVERVLKAFNPNLRDASIDLKKTYTTEFVKK